A genomic stretch from Planctomycetaceae bacterium includes:
- the pnp gene encoding polyribonucleotide nucleotidyltransferase, whose translation MSPDGENDPDVLSINAASAALMVSGMPFKGPIAAVRIGLIDGELVVMPTVQQMAESKLDLIVAGSRKAVLMIEGFAQQLPEKEMGDAIMFAHKQIQILCKLQEDLVKELGLPAVEFPVPAENPFDAIVRADAYDSLKAAKATQLKHERADKVSELKKQLIEKYFPEEADTTADGLTRAQFSEAFYKLESRVVRDLILSGVRLDGRGHADLRAVNSQVSKLPRVHGSALFTRGETQSLATVTLGTTRDQQKSDGLFGEESQRFMLHYYFPSFSVGECRPIRGPGRREIGHGCLAERSVAPVIPPTEKFPYTIRVISDILESNGSSSMASVCSATLGLMDAGVPILQPVAGISIGLVDEGDKFTLLTDIMGDEDHFGDMDFKVAGTGRGVTGIQLDLKTEGISEEIIRATLEQALKARKELLREMLTVIRRPRTEVSATAPKLVQTSINPEKIGLLIGPGGKTIRAIQEESGATIDIAEDGKVTISAANAQSADAALARIEALCEEIQVGRIYNGTVTSIKDFGAFIEIAPGKDGLCHISELSDGFVKNVTDICKVGDKFEVKVIAVDDQNRVKLSRRAVLAASEESEEEEDDA comes from the coding sequence ATGTCGCCCGACGGCGAGAATGATCCGGATGTGCTGAGCATCAACGCTGCCAGCGCTGCACTGATGGTTTCGGGAATGCCATTCAAGGGTCCGATCGCAGCGGTTCGTATTGGGCTGATTGATGGCGAACTGGTTGTCATGCCAACCGTTCAGCAAATGGCGGAAAGCAAACTTGATCTGATCGTCGCCGGCTCTCGTAAAGCGGTCCTGATGATCGAAGGTTTCGCCCAGCAATTGCCGGAAAAAGAAATGGGCGACGCAATTATGTTCGCTCATAAGCAGATCCAGATTCTCTGCAAATTGCAGGAAGATCTGGTGAAGGAACTTGGCCTTCCAGCCGTAGAGTTCCCTGTACCTGCCGAAAATCCTTTCGATGCTATCGTCAGGGCGGATGCCTACGACAGCCTGAAAGCTGCCAAAGCGACGCAGTTGAAGCATGAGCGTGCGGATAAGGTCAGCGAACTCAAGAAGCAGCTGATCGAAAAATACTTCCCTGAAGAGGCGGATACAACGGCAGACGGGCTGACTCGTGCTCAGTTCAGTGAAGCGTTCTACAAGCTTGAGTCTCGCGTTGTTCGTGATCTCATCCTGAGCGGTGTTCGACTTGATGGCCGAGGTCATGCTGATCTTCGAGCCGTGAACAGCCAGGTCTCCAAGTTGCCTCGTGTACATGGATCGGCGTTGTTTACTCGCGGCGAAACTCAGTCGCTTGCAACCGTTACGCTGGGTACCACACGAGATCAGCAGAAGAGCGATGGACTGTTTGGTGAAGAGTCACAACGATTCATGCTTCACTACTACTTCCCATCATTCAGCGTCGGCGAATGCCGACCAATTCGTGGGCCAGGTCGCCGCGAAATTGGACACGGGTGTCTTGCAGAACGATCAGTGGCTCCTGTTATTCCGCCGACTGAGAAGTTTCCGTATACCATTCGTGTGATTTCGGACATCCTGGAATCAAACGGCAGTAGTTCCATGGCGTCTGTCTGCAGTGCAACGCTCGGACTGATGGACGCTGGTGTACCAATTCTTCAGCCCGTCGCTGGGATCTCCATCGGTCTGGTGGACGAAGGCGACAAGTTCACTCTGCTGACCGACATCATGGGGGACGAAGACCACTTCGGCGACATGGACTTTAAGGTTGCCGGAACGGGACGTGGCGTCACTGGTATTCAGCTTGACCTGAAGACAGAAGGCATCAGCGAGGAAATCATCCGCGCAACACTCGAGCAGGCTCTGAAGGCGCGTAAGGAATTGCTTCGAGAAATGCTGACCGTCATCCGACGGCCACGGACCGAAGTTTCTGCGACAGCTCCGAAACTCGTACAGACCTCCATCAACCCGGAAAAGATCGGACTGTTGATTGGTCCGGGTGGAAAAACCATTCGCGCGATTCAGGAAGAATCCGGTGCGACCATCGATATTGCAGAAGACGGGAAGGTCACAATATCGGCGGCCAATGCCCAGTCTGCAGATGCCGCTCTGGCACGTATCGAAGCGCTTTGCGAAGAGATTCAGGTGGGGCGTATTTACAATGGAACGGTGACCTCGATCAAAGACTTTGGAGCATTCATTGAAATCGCTCCCGGTAAAGACGGACTTTGCCACATCAGTGAACTGTCCGACGGATTCGTAAAGAACGTCACGGATATTTGCAAAGTTGGTGACAAGTTTGAGGTCAAAGTGATCGCGGTTGACGATCAGAACCGAGTGAAACTTTCGCGTCGGGCGGTACTGGCGGCCAGCGAAGAAAGTGAAGAAGAGGAAGACGACGCCTGA
- a CDS encoding ATP-binding protein — MNQSVTPDERERLQAQNLELATLAGGLAHEIRNPLSTMGMNLELLAEELEGDDSARARRMARRIGNLQTECRNLEDILNAFLQFARAGELQLESTNLNDAVLEYIGFLEPQAQSEGVELRPHIHSNLPQVLIDRSLIRQVLVNLGRNAMEAMPNGGSIDFLTYPKDEDVVLEVIDTGSGMDEKTLAKMFQAFFSTRNGGSGLGLPTVRRIVEAHHGRIYCESEPGKGTRFTIVLPQSPAA; from the coding sequence ATGAATCAGAGCGTGACACCGGACGAACGTGAACGATTGCAGGCTCAGAACCTTGAGCTCGCGACGCTTGCGGGTGGCCTGGCCCACGAAATCAGGAACCCGCTTTCGACGATGGGGATGAATCTGGAGTTGCTCGCAGAGGAACTCGAAGGTGACGATTCGGCCCGGGCTCGAAGGATGGCCCGACGTATCGGAAACCTGCAGACGGAATGTCGAAATCTGGAAGACATTCTGAACGCATTTCTTCAGTTCGCTCGTGCCGGCGAATTGCAACTTGAATCAACAAACCTGAACGATGCTGTTCTTGAATACATTGGCTTTCTGGAACCTCAGGCGCAAAGCGAGGGTGTCGAGCTTCGACCACACATTCACAGTAACCTGCCACAGGTGCTGATTGATCGGTCATTGATCCGGCAGGTTCTGGTGAATCTTGGCCGCAATGCGATGGAAGCAATGCCGAATGGTGGTTCAATTGACTTCCTGACCTACCCGAAAGATGAAGACGTCGTTCTGGAAGTTATTGATACAGGTAGTGGAATGGATGAGAAGACGCTTGCAAAGATGTTCCAGGCGTTCTTCTCGACTCGAAACGGTGGCAGTGGACTGGGACTTCCGACTGTGCGTCGAATTGTTGAAGCCCATCACGGACGTATCTATTGCGAAAGTGAACCGGGAAAAGGAACACGATTCACAATCGTGTTGCCTCAGTCGCCTGCGGCATAA
- the rpsO gene encoding 30S ribosomal protein S15: protein MSISAEEKQRITAEFAQKEGDTGSPHVQIAVLTARIQAVTEHLRTHPKDYAGRRGLLAMVSTRRQLLDYLKRKNPQHYVDMITRLNIRK, encoded by the coding sequence ATGTCGATTTCGGCAGAAGAGAAGCAACGTATCACCGCTGAGTTTGCACAAAAAGAGGGTGACACTGGTTCACCTCACGTACAGATCGCGGTGTTGACAGCGCGCATTCAGGCTGTCACCGAACATTTGAGGACTCACCCCAAAGACTACGCTGGCCGTCGAGGTTTGCTGGCCATGGTGAGTACCCGTCGTCAGCTGCTGGATTATCTGAAGCGAAAGAATCCGCAGCATTATGTGGACATGATTACTCGATTGAATATTCGTAAGTAG
- a CDS encoding trypsin-like peptidase domain-containing protein yields the protein MSHIIVECPGCLSKLRVRESASDIQFNCPQCDERILVEGQPVTPRQPAGTPQAGSARPTRQQAPRRQTPGKPAAPVNTRENRTRSAGSKPRKPAPRAYDEFDEFEDTYNQPTAPPPRRRKRESPSSTAKAGSGNKTPLVVLAVVCIIGAIGAGWYFGRNTDDTVVANADPEIQPAGALTVPAEVRPDTFNNPATIPQPNTPAPANTPVPGGGTVAGITPAAPPQQPGYQPPVQNPPPSIIPPGNAGAVAAVVDNRRLIYKWKVGDEHIYAVSIKAGDGNGSVRVNGSCTYKVTGDANAPDDEGSGTGFAVTANGYIATCAHVIEGAKKIDVQLNGQTWPGIVVAVNPKTDVAIIKVNASGLIPVQFQDSDRVQLAESVRVIGFPLSDVLGTDVKITTGTVAGIIMDPEHGQRIQVDAPINPGNSGGPVVNDAGEVIGVASAKLAGSSVTAVGFAAPANELRKLMAANQIPASTVNRGPSLAGPAVFQKVRPSVCYIKVKGSSGGKTVSLQYSGSYTETRSISPGSFRMGGFPSFPSSRSDRGSLQVNGLGEVLSYKGDEQFPFVLGPIGMMFIEELDAHSESQWAREESGTLQRIKRGDNGPFGRGFGPPIPSPFGGPRGMFGREKPDEVLDTIPAIERVGYQRGQELNGKISIQKTYEYTTTRNPAKPYMRIRGNGTLVFDVEQGIAQRLEYNATMESNDEDGHTSFPLTVTWNLRDPEEVRKEREALQQKAKEAQEQRQQEATVPNKELVDKLLDEIKKAEGGSGASSPLGKLAGIAIVEEMRSRVLVVARKHMKNSSSFVAKSATEAFAHWATEKEYDELVEILKANDGLLHAAQKKALSTLVATGKPEMYPVLIDAMHQSSIRSDAKAALIQCGPAVEEIVIDHFEGTKDTFVKRDLLEVLQKVGTAKCERFLEKIATGPDFSMRHTAQRALDAVRSR from the coding sequence ATGAGCCACATAATCGTTGAATGCCCGGGTTGCCTTTCGAAACTGCGTGTACGTGAGTCGGCGAGCGACATCCAGTTCAATTGTCCTCAATGTGACGAGCGCATACTCGTTGAAGGTCAGCCGGTTACGCCCAGGCAGCCAGCCGGTACGCCGCAGGCCGGGAGTGCACGCCCGACCCGCCAGCAGGCACCCCGCCGGCAAACACCCGGAAAGCCTGCTGCCCCCGTGAACACCAGAGAGAATCGCACTCGCAGCGCCGGCTCGAAACCCAGGAAGCCAGCCCCCCGCGCCTATGATGAATTCGACGAATTCGAAGACACATACAATCAACCGACGGCGCCACCTCCGCGTCGACGGAAGAGGGAATCTCCTTCAAGCACCGCAAAAGCAGGCAGCGGAAATAAAACACCCCTGGTCGTACTTGCCGTCGTCTGCATCATCGGCGCAATTGGCGCTGGCTGGTACTTCGGGAGGAACACTGACGATACCGTCGTCGCCAATGCGGATCCGGAAATTCAACCAGCAGGGGCATTGACGGTCCCGGCGGAAGTTCGCCCGGATACTTTTAATAACCCGGCAACCATCCCGCAGCCAAATACACCTGCTCCCGCGAATACGCCTGTCCCGGGTGGAGGAACGGTGGCCGGGATCACACCAGCAGCTCCACCGCAACAACCCGGATACCAACCACCGGTACAGAATCCACCTCCGAGCATCATTCCTCCGGGCAACGCCGGAGCGGTGGCTGCCGTCGTTGACAATCGTCGGTTGATTTACAAATGGAAAGTGGGTGACGAACACATCTATGCCGTCAGCATCAAAGCCGGGGACGGAAATGGCAGCGTGCGAGTCAACGGAAGCTGCACCTACAAGGTGACTGGCGATGCGAATGCTCCTGATGATGAAGGCTCCGGAACTGGATTCGCCGTGACCGCGAATGGGTACATTGCGACTTGTGCCCACGTGATCGAAGGTGCCAAAAAAATCGATGTTCAGCTCAACGGTCAAACATGGCCCGGCATTGTTGTCGCGGTGAACCCAAAGACCGATGTGGCAATCATCAAGGTCAATGCCTCGGGATTGATCCCCGTACAGTTTCAGGACTCAGACCGCGTTCAGCTGGCCGAATCTGTGCGCGTGATTGGGTTCCCGCTCTCAGATGTCCTCGGGACGGATGTGAAAATCACCACGGGAACAGTCGCAGGCATCATTATGGATCCCGAGCATGGCCAGCGGATCCAGGTGGACGCTCCTATTAATCCTGGCAACAGCGGAGGACCTGTGGTCAATGATGCGGGCGAAGTCATTGGGGTTGCGAGCGCAAAGCTGGCAGGGTCTTCGGTGACTGCCGTTGGGTTTGCTGCCCCGGCGAATGAACTTCGAAAGCTGATGGCCGCAAACCAAATCCCTGCGAGTACTGTAAATCGCGGACCTTCACTGGCCGGTCCGGCTGTATTCCAGAAAGTGCGCCCCAGTGTCTGTTACATCAAAGTGAAAGGGAGCAGCGGAGGAAAAACTGTTTCCCTTCAGTACAGCGGCAGTTACACAGAAACTCGCAGCATCTCACCGGGCTCCTTCCGCATGGGCGGATTTCCGTCTTTCCCGAGTTCCCGATCCGATCGAGGCAGTCTTCAGGTGAACGGGCTTGGCGAAGTCCTGAGCTACAAGGGAGACGAGCAGTTTCCTTTTGTACTCGGGCCAATTGGAATGATGTTTATCGAGGAGCTGGATGCTCATTCTGAATCACAATGGGCACGTGAAGAATCCGGCACACTTCAACGAATTAAACGGGGTGACAACGGTCCGTTCGGACGAGGTTTTGGCCCACCGATACCAAGCCCATTTGGAGGTCCACGCGGGATGTTTGGGCGAGAGAAACCAGACGAGGTACTGGACACGATCCCCGCTATTGAACGTGTTGGCTATCAGCGAGGTCAGGAGCTGAACGGAAAAATCTCGATCCAGAAGACGTACGAATACACTACAACCCGCAACCCGGCGAAGCCCTACATGCGTATTCGTGGCAATGGAACACTCGTGTTTGATGTGGAGCAAGGCATTGCACAACGCCTCGAATACAATGCCACCATGGAATCGAATGACGAAGATGGGCATACGTCTTTTCCTCTGACGGTCACGTGGAATCTGCGAGACCCGGAAGAAGTCAGAAAGGAACGAGAGGCTCTTCAGCAAAAGGCGAAGGAAGCTCAGGAGCAAAGGCAGCAGGAAGCGACCGTCCCGAATAAGGAACTGGTGGATAAACTTCTGGACGAGATTAAGAAGGCTGAAGGTGGAAGTGGGGCATCATCGCCGCTCGGCAAACTGGCAGGCATTGCTATCGTGGAAGAAATGCGGTCTCGCGTGCTGGTTGTGGCTCGAAAACATATGAAGAACAGTAGTTCATTCGTTGCGAAGTCAGCGACGGAAGCATTTGCCCACTGGGCGACAGAAAAAGAGTACGACGAACTGGTAGAAATCCTTAAAGCAAACGATGGACTCCTGCATGCAGCTCAGAAGAAGGCTCTCAGTACTCTGGTGGCCACAGGCAAGCCGGAGATGTATCCGGTCCTCATCGACGCGATGCATCAATCCTCCATCCGAAGCGATGCCAAGGCTGCCCTGATCCAGTGTGGGCCTGCTGTGGAAGAAATCGTCATTGATCATTTTGAGGGTACGAAGGACACGTTTGTGAAGCGTGATTTACTGGAAGTGCTTCAAAAAGTTGGCACGGCGAAGTGTGAGCGATTTCTTGAGAAGATTGCGACCGGACCGGATTTTTCAATGCGTCATACGGCCCAGCGAGCGCTGGATGCCGTACGTTCGCGTTAG
- a CDS encoding TIGR03545 family protein, with the protein MRWSYVIPRLIIVAIVWAFLTWGKDPLMHYATVQTLQSVTGARVDVASIRSQVYPPRLVVDGVALASASRPGTNMVQFDSLELRLAGDPLLRRQFVVEEGHIRGVRFHTARSDDGQLDLPPEPEEENSEPSWMEEQLRSAGEEWLTGLLDQAKAQIDPNRLETYRTGTEVYEKWDQRFDEMTDRAKLLKPRFEQLKLEFDQARRGDPLRMVEQYLQIARKAEQLSMEAKAIREELTGIAPEVRVDFARLDQARQNDQQMVRETISMMKPDTRRVTESLIGQQMYLQLQQLLSWIELARQYKQELAEQTEPERQRGQDFEFPLLNPTPDFHLQNLTVSGEVEIDGELVPFEAQLADVTEDAPLLGRPCVFRLRTDSNSPITMMVTYDARLEKPVTQIQAAYSKPQGQPLATGKPEKAMLTARLGEVSWGMDLTVVEKQIAGRVQLQSVLHDASLTASEGIRPEFLTAAREALNSIHQVNASMNLGGTLLKPTMQIESDLGKQIVDGVQLAFAHQIDQARERLIADVNAYATNQVSKLSTRFSSEFQRLRDDNAELIAQVQEVQSIVATFRSGKVDINTLARTASNSQFLSDKQKQQVDRTMNDMNAVMSGGLPDSLARKIPGGSVENAIPNLINKSLPGDASRILSVPLSGSASPANGATGYGGQPVSGPLMGTQLPRSLGTLFPAVTAPNPAQANATGVEDTRPSNSVRDVFPGLRLSPPKQPNSPGALPVNTVGGSSGTQAQSGTASPISGLRGFGSFLNQPNPSNGTPTSSGTQP; encoded by the coding sequence GTGCGCTGGTCATACGTGATACCTCGACTGATCATCGTCGCCATCGTTTGGGCATTCCTGACGTGGGGCAAAGATCCACTGATGCACTACGCGACGGTGCAGACACTTCAATCTGTCACCGGGGCACGGGTTGATGTTGCCTCAATCCGTTCGCAAGTCTACCCGCCCCGATTGGTGGTTGATGGAGTGGCACTGGCCAGTGCGTCACGGCCCGGAACGAACATGGTGCAGTTTGATTCGCTGGAGCTCAGGCTTGCAGGAGATCCGCTTCTTCGACGCCAGTTCGTGGTGGAAGAGGGACACATTCGTGGCGTCCGCTTTCACACTGCTCGCTCAGATGACGGACAACTGGATCTGCCACCGGAACCAGAAGAAGAGAACTCAGAGCCATCCTGGATGGAGGAGCAACTACGCAGTGCCGGGGAAGAATGGTTGACGGGACTCCTGGATCAGGCGAAGGCGCAGATCGACCCCAATCGTCTGGAAACATATCGCACCGGTACGGAAGTCTATGAGAAATGGGACCAGCGCTTCGACGAAATGACAGACCGAGCCAAGCTGCTTAAGCCGCGGTTCGAACAGCTGAAACTGGAATTTGATCAAGCTCGACGGGGTGATCCGCTCAGGATGGTTGAGCAGTATCTTCAGATTGCGCGGAAGGCCGAACAACTCTCTATGGAAGCGAAGGCTATCCGTGAGGAACTGACGGGAATCGCTCCGGAAGTGCGCGTTGACTTTGCCCGCCTTGATCAGGCGCGTCAGAACGATCAGCAAATGGTCAGGGAAACCATTTCGATGATGAAACCTGACACTCGTCGTGTCACTGAATCGTTGATTGGTCAGCAGATGTACCTGCAATTGCAGCAACTGCTCTCCTGGATCGAACTTGCACGGCAGTACAAACAGGAACTTGCTGAACAGACCGAACCGGAACGTCAGCGTGGTCAGGATTTTGAGTTTCCACTTCTGAATCCAACCCCGGACTTTCACCTTCAGAACCTGACCGTTTCAGGCGAAGTAGAGATCGATGGCGAGCTGGTACCGTTTGAAGCCCAGCTTGCTGATGTCACCGAAGATGCGCCATTACTTGGGCGTCCGTGTGTCTTTCGGCTGCGGACAGACAGCAATTCACCAATCACGATGATGGTGACATATGATGCACGGCTGGAAAAGCCGGTCACTCAAATTCAGGCGGCCTACAGTAAGCCTCAGGGCCAGCCGCTTGCAACGGGAAAGCCTGAAAAAGCCATGCTGACAGCTCGCCTTGGCGAGGTGTCATGGGGAATGGATCTCACCGTTGTGGAAAAGCAAATCGCTGGCAGAGTTCAACTTCAGTCTGTCCTTCACGATGCCAGCCTGACCGCCAGCGAAGGGATTCGGCCTGAGTTTCTCACGGCAGCTCGTGAAGCGCTGAATTCCATTCATCAGGTCAATGCATCGATGAATCTTGGTGGAACACTTCTGAAACCAACCATGCAGATTGAGTCGGACCTTGGAAAACAAATCGTTGATGGGGTCCAATTGGCGTTTGCACATCAGATCGATCAGGCCAGGGAACGATTGATTGCCGATGTGAATGCCTACGCCACAAATCAGGTGTCGAAGCTTTCGACTCGGTTCTCCAGTGAGTTTCAGCGACTCAGGGACGACAATGCTGAGTTAATCGCGCAGGTTCAGGAGGTTCAGTCGATCGTTGCAACGTTCAGGTCCGGCAAAGTGGACATCAACACGCTTGCACGAACGGCGTCCAATTCACAATTCCTGTCCGACAAGCAAAAGCAACAGGTCGACCGCACGATGAACGACATGAATGCTGTCATGTCCGGTGGGCTCCCGGACAGCCTTGCCAGGAAGATCCCCGGAGGATCGGTCGAGAATGCGATTCCAAACCTGATCAATAAATCGCTGCCCGGCGATGCATCCCGAATATTATCGGTCCCACTTTCAGGAAGTGCGAGCCCTGCAAATGGAGCGACTGGTTACGGCGGACAACCGGTCAGCGGACCGTTGATGGGAACACAACTGCCTCGGTCGCTTGGAACTCTTTTTCCCGCGGTAACTGCTCCGAACCCGGCCCAGGCAAATGCGACAGGTGTTGAGGATACTCGCCCGTCGAATTCTGTACGTGACGTATTTCCCGGCCTGCGTCTATCGCCCCCGAAACAACCAAATTCTCCCGGCGCACTTCCGGTGAACACAGTTGGCGGCTCATCAGGGACGCAGGCACAATCTGGTACTGCATCACCGATCTCCGGACTTCGTGGATTTGGAAGTTTCCTGAACCAGCCCAATCCATCCAACGGCACTCCAACTTCTTCAGGCACGCAACCTTGA
- a CDS encoding metallophosphoesterase family protein produces MNFQLRFHRSISCLVSSCLLIAIEWQVANSCSGGQEPTSSPIVSNTTSQLRSPAEMYRPSVTPDRIILTWNGDPATTQSVTWRTSCEVQKGLAQLSLADPGPDLESEALSFESQMEDLSTDLNMARYHSVTFRNLQSGTKYAYRVGDGVNWSEWFQFQTASQTSEPFSFLYFGDAQNDLRSRWSRVIREAARTAPRARFMIHAGDLINRAEADSEWGEWFGAGAWLNGMIPSLPVPGNHEQAGSAGNRRLTHHWRPQFTLPENGPAGLEESCYTLTFQDLRIVGLNSNEKQEDQVQWLDRVLTENTSPWVICTFHHPMFSTGKDRDNTALRKLWKPVLDKHRVDLVLQGHDHTYGRTGLETPTAEVSETVEANAASGLNKLQLYTGSVYVVSVSGPKMYGLQRHEFMPRQAEDTQLYQVIHINGDELQFEAWMANGELYDAFTLRKNDGQINTLIEQVPNVPERIRLPAVRQKAAAVFGK; encoded by the coding sequence ATGAATTTCCAACTTCGCTTCCATCGTTCCATTTCGTGTCTTGTTTCCTCCTGCCTGTTGATTGCGATCGAATGGCAGGTAGCGAATTCCTGTTCCGGCGGTCAGGAACCAACCAGCAGCCCCATTGTTTCCAACACAACCAGTCAACTGCGATCACCTGCTGAAATGTATCGCCCAAGCGTCACCCCAGACAGGATTATCCTGACGTGGAACGGTGATCCCGCCACCACTCAATCGGTGACTTGGCGAACATCCTGTGAGGTCCAAAAGGGGCTTGCACAGCTGTCACTGGCCGATCCAGGCCCTGACCTGGAAAGTGAGGCTCTCTCGTTCGAATCCCAAATGGAAGATTTGAGCACGGATCTGAACATGGCGCGTTATCACAGCGTCACGTTTCGTAACCTGCAATCCGGAACGAAGTATGCCTACAGAGTTGGAGATGGCGTCAACTGGAGCGAGTGGTTTCAGTTCCAGACCGCAAGTCAAACATCGGAGCCATTCTCTTTTCTCTACTTCGGTGACGCTCAAAACGATCTTCGATCACGCTGGTCACGCGTGATTCGCGAGGCCGCAAGAACAGCTCCTCGTGCTCGTTTCATGATTCATGCGGGCGATCTGATCAATCGCGCTGAAGCAGATTCCGAATGGGGCGAATGGTTTGGAGCAGGAGCATGGCTGAACGGAATGATTCCAAGTCTTCCTGTCCCGGGGAACCACGAGCAAGCCGGTTCAGCCGGCAATCGACGACTGACCCACCATTGGCGACCGCAGTTTACCTTGCCGGAGAATGGTCCCGCAGGGCTTGAAGAGTCCTGCTACACACTCACATTTCAGGACCTGCGCATTGTTGGATTAAACAGCAATGAAAAGCAGGAAGATCAGGTGCAATGGCTTGATCGCGTACTGACAGAAAATACGTCGCCATGGGTCATTTGTACGTTTCACCATCCAATGTTCTCCACAGGAAAGGACCGCGACAATACGGCACTCAGGAAACTCTGGAAGCCTGTGCTTGACAAACATCGCGTCGACCTTGTCTTGCAGGGGCACGACCACACTTACGGGCGAACAGGCCTGGAAACACCCACAGCAGAGGTTTCAGAAACAGTCGAAGCAAACGCGGCCTCAGGCCTGAACAAACTGCAACTGTACACCGGCAGCGTGTATGTCGTGTCTGTCAGTGGCCCCAAAATGTATGGTTTGCAACGGCACGAATTTATGCCTCGCCAGGCTGAAGATACGCAGCTTTATCAGGTCATCCACATCAACGGAGACGAACTTCAGTTCGAAGCATGGATGGCAAATGGCGAACTCTACGACGCTTTTACCCTGCGAAAGAACGACGGGCAGATCAATACGCTGATTGAACAGGTTCCAAATGTCCCCGAACGTATCAGATTGCCTGCCGTCAGACAGAAAGCTGCTGCAGTATTCGGAAAGTAA
- the ispE gene encoding 4-(cytidine 5'-diphospho)-2-C-methyl-D-erythritol kinase yields the protein MTIKASSPAKLNVFLEILSRRGDGFHELETVMLRTSLCDTITFALRSDPDINLHLHEDSCRISADAFPLNESNLIVRAARLMQKQTGCTSGADITVSKQIPAEAGLAGGSSNAATTIRQLNSLWGTSLSEDALHALAEQLGSDINFLLSGHRAAVCHGRGEKVEPIALKGEFWFVAMKPVQGNRTQDVFQNSTVPETPMSAKTVGNALTAGDPLTLRQHCFNRLTSAAREVNPSMARMMDDVQQICQNSVFMSGSGSTCFVVVDDEFAANSLQAKLTLETDFRTWVLKC from the coding sequence TTGACGATCAAGGCCTCCAGCCCGGCAAAGCTGAATGTCTTCCTGGAAATTCTTTCCCGCCGCGGGGATGGTTTTCATGAACTGGAAACCGTCATGCTGCGAACGTCGCTTTGCGACACGATCACATTCGCGCTTCGCTCGGACCCTGACATCAATCTTCATCTTCATGAAGATTCCTGCCGAATCTCGGCAGACGCCTTTCCACTCAATGAGTCCAATCTGATCGTTCGCGCGGCTCGGCTGATGCAAAAGCAAACAGGCTGCACATCAGGAGCTGATATTACAGTCTCGAAGCAAATACCTGCCGAAGCCGGACTTGCAGGCGGCTCATCCAATGCGGCTACAACAATCCGGCAACTCAATTCTCTCTGGGGAACTTCGCTATCGGAAGACGCCCTGCACGCATTGGCAGAACAGCTGGGCAGTGATATCAACTTTTTGCTCAGCGGACATCGGGCGGCTGTTTGTCATGGCCGGGGCGAAAAGGTGGAACCGATTGCTCTGAAAGGTGAATTCTGGTTCGTCGCAATGAAGCCAGTTCAGGGCAATCGCACACAGGACGTCTTTCAGAATTCCACGGTTCCGGAAACGCCCATGTCGGCAAAAACTGTCGGCAACGCGTTAACTGCCGGTGACCCTTTGACTCTTCGTCAACACTGCTTCAATCGGCTGACCAGTGCCGCTCGTGAAGTGAATCCTTCAATGGCGAGAATGATGGATGACGTACAACAGATCTGCCAGAATTCTGTCTTCATGTCGGGAAGTGGTTCGACCTGCTTTGTGGTGGTTGATGACGAATTCGCGGCAAACTCGCTTCAAGCTAAATTGACACTCGAGACCGACTTCAGGACCTGGGTTCTGAAGTGCTGA